In Nerophis lumbriciformis linkage group LG12, RoL_Nlum_v2.1, whole genome shotgun sequence, a single genomic region encodes these proteins:
- the rgmb gene encoding repulsive guidance molecule B has protein sequence MGRAGCCSSGAERLASPSLARCFRPLLVLIIALTSAGRIGQCQVITPQCRIQKCTTDFVSLTSHLTPAVDDFHVEFCKALRAYSACTQRTAKSCRGNLVFHSAVLGISDLMSQRNCSRDGPTSSTHPEVHHEPCNYYSRTQHAHTHAHAHSHGHNISRAGFLFCGLFGDPHLRTFKDSFQTCKVEGAWPLIDNTYLSVQVTNVPVVTGSSATATNKITVIFKPYEGCTEQRVYQAVTDNIPAAFDDGTVSSGDPIHVSAGADGASGKVRALWISERSPGHHVELHAGYIGVTVIVRQLGRYLTLAVRIPEEMAHAYDDTQDLQLCLNGCPSGERIDQGGHLPLSPPSVGLQLQRPHGPRYSTQIQLSSHGGRQIFTTDAAKDRCREQLEVQDIYFHSCVFDLLTTGDANFTVAAYSAQKDMESLHPHRDRWRIYPRGSSTSTLHPHGRPLRLFTLLLLCALSAL, from the exons GTCAGTGTCAGGTGATCACTCCTCAGTGTCGCATCCAAAAGTGCACCACCGACTTTGTCTCCCTGACCTCTCACCTCACGCCCGCCGTGGATGACTTCCATGTTGAATTTTGCAAAGCCTTGCGTGCGTACTCGGCCTGCACGCAGAGGACAGCCAAGTCCTGCAGGGGCAATCTGGTCTTCCACTCGGCCGTGCTGGGCATCTCAGACCTAATGAGCCAGAGGAACTGCTCCAGAGACGGCCCCACGTCCTCGACGCACCCAGAGGTCCACCATGAGCCGTGCAACTACTACAGCCGCACccagcacgcgcacacacacgcccaCGCGCACTCGCACGGCCACAATATCTCCCGGGCCGGATTCCTGTTCTGCGGCCTGTTCGGGGACCCCCACCTAAGGACGTTCAAGGACAGCTTCCAGACTTGCaaagtggagggggcgtggcctctcaTCGATAATACCTATCTGTCGGTTCAGGTCACCAACGTTCCAGTCGTCACGGGCTCCAGCGCCACGGCAACAAACAAG ATCACCGTTATCTTCAAGCCGTATGAGGGCTGCACAGAGCAGAGGGTCTACCAGGCcgtgacagacaacattcccgcCGCCTTCGACGACGGCACAGTGAGCAGCGGCGACCCCATCCACGTGTCCGCGGGGGCCGACGGCGCCAGCGGGAAAGTGAGGGCCCTGTGGATCTCGGAGCGCAGCCCGGGCCACCACGTGGAGCTGCACGCCGGCTACATCGGCGTCACGGTGATCGTCCGACAGCTGGGCCGCTATCTGACCCTGGCGGTGCGGATCCCGGAGGAGATGGCTCACGCCTACGACGACACGCAGGACCTGCAGCTGTGTCTGAACGGCTGCCCCAGCGGGGAGCGCATCGACCAGGGCGGCCACTTGCCCCTGTCCCCGCCCTCGGTCGGCCTGCAGCTCCAGCGCCCGCACGGGCCGAGATACTCCACCCAGATCCAGTTATCCTCCCACGGCGGCAGGCAAATCTTCACCACGGACGCCGCTAAGGATCGCTGTCGGGAGCAGCTGGAGGTGCAGGACATTTACTTCCACTCCTGCGTGTTCGATCTCCTCACCACGGGGGACGCTAACTTCACAGTGGCGGCGTACAGCGCCCAGAAGGACATGGAGAGTCTTCACCCGCACAGGGACAGGTGGAGGATCTACCCCAGAGGTTCCTCCACCTCCACCTTGCATCCTCATGGTCGACCTTTGCGACTCTTCACTTTGCTCCTGCTGTGTGCTCTCAGCGCTCTGTAG